From a region of the Bermanella marisrubri genome:
- a CDS encoding methyl-accepting chemotaxis protein: protein MIAFIKTMPLSRKLIGSIIFAFLLLVVILNLNLWFSLDNMKSELATQTEQTMEQEILGRLQSESRKLGNEIDGFISAAFRIPLTVAAQLQTSIEQSDKQLNRDQVNMLVEATLDRHKSVSSMYAQFEANAYDGMDSDYFGSGAIHTTPDAGTLEIYWVRDPSGQLEQQLVEDASEKNDSTVGEFGIRSAEWYLCSKDSGQPCLMEPYLYEISEDYSELMTSLVVPVMANGRFRGVVGVDVNLPVFQKRIDQMVKSLYDGQSDITLLSERGWVAASSKYTQKLTRPLSESRSTLDGKLLSLHQQDKPILLHDGTYYVAATIPITTSGSQWSVLLELPESVVKSSVYELVDTIDSNILGIMSSATVIALIVTALILAVVVALVRSITKPLRELILTVNNLASAEGDLTQEVRIKTHQELIQLSAGFSQFINKLKDIVNQLKEVGIAAKGTSQRGKQINDQTVQATNDQQREIDSVVTATNEMSATATEVSQVAVAVADNAKRARTTVTDSQKSLSGSVQTVQELTNDMQQASHSISEVASRTEDINRILDVIRAIAEQTNLLALNAAIEAARAGEQGRGFAVVADEVRSLASKTQSSTEEINDMIQSLESGVQQAVSVIESGTGKAQTAMEETQGSYDSLSSVVEDITNIADHIAQVATAAEEQSAVSEEVSRNMTVIGDAAQALAALANESNEASDELDRQMARLDQQLSSLKT, encoded by the coding sequence ATGATCGCCTTCATAAAAACCATGCCTCTTAGCCGCAAACTGATAGGCAGCATCATCTTTGCATTCTTGCTTTTGGTGGTGATATTAAACCTTAATTTATGGTTTAGCCTCGACAATATGAAATCAGAATTGGCGACGCAGACTGAACAAACCATGGAGCAGGAAATTTTAGGTCGTTTGCAATCCGAGTCGCGAAAGCTTGGTAATGAAATAGATGGCTTTATTTCTGCTGCATTTCGAATTCCGCTTACGGTTGCGGCACAATTGCAAACATCCATAGAGCAGTCGGACAAGCAGTTAAACCGAGATCAAGTGAACATGCTTGTCGAGGCAACCTTAGATCGTCACAAAAGTGTGAGCTCTATGTATGCGCAGTTTGAGGCGAATGCTTACGATGGTATGGATTCAGACTACTTTGGATCGGGCGCGATCCACACAACACCTGATGCGGGAACATTAGAAATCTATTGGGTGCGAGATCCAAGCGGTCAGTTAGAGCAGCAATTAGTGGAAGATGCATCGGAGAAAAATGATAGCACGGTAGGTGAATTTGGAATACGTAGCGCGGAATGGTATCTGTGTTCTAAAGATTCAGGACAGCCTTGTCTGATGGAACCCTATCTTTATGAGATTAGTGAAGATTATTCAGAATTAATGACCAGTTTGGTCGTGCCCGTTATGGCAAATGGCAGATTCCGTGGTGTCGTTGGGGTCGATGTTAATCTGCCCGTATTTCAAAAACGTATTGATCAGATGGTGAAAAGCCTTTATGACGGCCAAAGTGATATTACGTTATTAAGCGAACGCGGTTGGGTCGCGGCATCTAGTAAGTATACGCAAAAACTAACACGGCCACTGTCCGAGAGCCGGAGCACATTAGACGGAAAGCTGTTAAGCCTTCATCAGCAAGATAAACCGATTCTATTACACGATGGCACATATTACGTGGCGGCTACTATCCCTATTACGACGTCTGGTAGTCAATGGTCGGTATTGTTGGAACTGCCTGAATCCGTAGTCAAATCCAGCGTCTATGAGCTGGTAGATACCATTGATAGCAACATTCTTGGCATTATGAGCAGTGCAACTGTGATCGCCCTTATTGTGACTGCGCTAATACTTGCGGTAGTGGTGGCATTAGTTCGCTCGATCACCAAACCACTTCGCGAACTTATTTTAACGGTCAACAACTTAGCGAGTGCAGAGGGCGACTTAACTCAAGAAGTACGCATTAAAACCCACCAAGAACTTATTCAGTTGAGTGCTGGCTTCAGTCAGTTCATTAATAAGCTTAAAGATATAGTGAATCAACTGAAGGAAGTTGGTATCGCTGCAAAAGGCACCTCACAGCGGGGTAAACAGATTAACGACCAGACCGTGCAAGCAACCAATGATCAGCAGCGGGAGATAGATAGTGTGGTCACAGCTACCAATGAAATGTCGGCTACTGCAACAGAAGTTTCGCAAGTGGCCGTCGCAGTAGCAGACAATGCTAAGCGCGCCCGTACAACAGTAACCGATTCGCAAAAATCGTTATCAGGTTCTGTGCAAACTGTACAAGAGTTAACAAACGATATGCAGCAAGCCAGTCACTCGATTTCCGAAGTGGCGTCAAGAACAGAAGATATCAATCGAATTTTGGACGTTATTCGGGCGATTGCCGAGCAAACCAACTTACTTGCATTGAACGCAGCGATAGAAGCTGCACGCGCGGGTGAACAAGGCCGTGGCTTCGCTGTAGTGGCAGACGAGGTACGTAGTCTTGCCTCAAAAACCCAAAGCAGCACCGAAGAAATTAACGACATGATTCAAAGCCTAGAAAGTGGCGTGCAGCAAGCCGTATCCGTGATTGAATCGGGAACGGGTAAAGCACAAACTGCAATGGAAGAGACCCAAGGTAGTTATGATTCTCTAAGCAGTGTGGTAGAAGATATTACTAATATTGCAGATCATATTGCGCAAGTGGCCACTGCTGCAGAAGAGCAAAGCGCTGTTAGTGAAGAAGTCAGCCGTAACATGACCGTCATTGGTGATGCTGCACAAGCGCTAGCAGCTCTCGCTAACGAGAGTAACGAAGCCAGTGATGAACTGGATCGACAGATGGCGCGCCTTGATCAGCAACTATCATCTTTAAAAACCTAG
- the trmA gene encoding tRNA (uridine(54)-C5)-methyltransferase TrmA, with protein MYQAQTSEYSSQLNEKVTRIHKQFSSFAIPNIEVFESVPQHFRQRAEFRVWHDGDSCFHAMFEPGKKNDPIKIVHFDIASEAICELMPKMMERINDSHLLKHKLFQIEYLGTSSGDMLVTLIYHKPITEEWIEKASAIKDELGIHIIGRARKMRVPLDQDFVIETLEVDGKPIHYKQVEASFTQPNAYINQKMLSWARKQNCDSDRDLLELYCGNGNFSLALADRYRRVVATEISKTSVKAALDGKAMNNIDNVDFARVSAEEFTEHMKGGKQRRRLQDMGLESADFGTVLVDPPRAGLDEDSCQLISEYDNIIYISCNPDTLQDNLEQLSKTHHIESFAVFDQFPYTHHIECGVYLTRRN; from the coding sequence ATGTATCAGGCCCAAACCTCCGAATACTCGTCCCAACTTAACGAAAAAGTGACGCGTATCCACAAGCAATTCAGCTCTTTCGCGATCCCCAACATAGAAGTCTTCGAGAGTGTGCCTCAGCATTTTCGTCAAAGGGCCGAATTTCGCGTATGGCATGATGGTGATTCATGCTTTCATGCCATGTTTGAGCCTGGCAAAAAGAACGATCCCATCAAGATAGTGCATTTCGATATTGCCAGCGAAGCTATCTGCGAGCTGATGCCGAAAATGATGGAGCGCATCAACGATAGTCACCTGCTTAAGCATAAACTATTTCAAATTGAATACTTAGGCACCTCATCAGGCGATATGTTGGTAACCCTTATTTATCACAAGCCTATTACCGAAGAGTGGATTGAAAAAGCCAGTGCCATCAAAGATGAATTAGGCATTCATATCATTGGGCGTGCACGCAAGATGCGTGTGCCACTAGACCAAGACTTCGTTATTGAAACCCTCGAAGTAGACGGTAAGCCCATCCACTACAAACAAGTGGAAGCCAGCTTCACACAGCCAAACGCCTATATCAATCAGAAAATGCTGTCTTGGGCTCGCAAACAAAACTGTGATTCAGACAGAGACTTACTAGAGCTTTACTGTGGCAATGGCAATTTTTCGTTAGCTCTTGCCGATCGCTATCGTCGCGTCGTCGCAACCGAAATTAGCAAGACCAGTGTTAAAGCGGCGCTTGATGGCAAAGCGATGAATAACATCGACAATGTCGACTTCGCCCGCGTAAGTGCCGAGGAGTTTACCGAACACATGAAAGGCGGCAAACAAAGACGTCGGTTACAAGACATGGGGCTAGAAAGTGCTGATTTTGGAACTGTGTTAGTAGACCCACCAAGAGCAGGTTTAGACGAGGATAGTTGTCAACTGATCAGTGAGTACGACAATATCATTTATATTTCTTGTAATCCTGATACCTTGCAAGATAATTTAGAACAGCTTAGCAAAACCCATCATATTGAGAGCTTTGCCGTTTTTGATCAGTTTCCCTACACGCACCATATTGAGTGCGGGGTTTACCTGACTCGCCGGAACTAA
- a CDS encoding acyl-CoA thioesterase: MKEQIMDPVSQSLRELLNVQFLHEGPQTFLYRGECEDLGFKNLFGGQILGQSLNAAIQAAPEGYLPNSLHAYFLLPGHVNTHVDYRVEILRQGRSFASLRVDAIQDGKIILTQNTSFQRPESGFVHQDPIPNVQAPDGLISQLEISRKYAEMIPEKVRDKFTRDKPIESRPIDPINVFQPDKRDPEKDVWFKPINDWSKESQALHYALLAYSSDFHLVGTALQPHGVSFATKGMQVASLDHALWFHHAPRLDDWMLYSMRSPAAAGGRGLNMGHIYHSDGQLMVSVAQEGLMRQSG; encoded by the coding sequence ATGAAGGAACAGATAATGGATCCAGTCAGCCAATCTCTGCGCGAGCTTCTGAACGTTCAATTTTTGCATGAGGGACCGCAAACCTTTCTATATCGTGGTGAATGCGAGGACTTGGGTTTTAAGAACTTATTTGGTGGTCAAATCCTAGGGCAGAGTCTGAATGCGGCGATACAAGCGGCTCCAGAAGGCTATTTGCCTAATAGTTTGCATGCGTATTTTTTGTTACCTGGGCATGTAAACACCCATGTGGACTACCGAGTAGAGATCTTAAGACAAGGCAGAAGCTTCGCTTCACTAAGGGTGGATGCTATTCAAGATGGTAAAATTATCCTAACCCAAAATACCAGTTTTCAGCGCCCTGAATCTGGCTTTGTGCACCAGGATCCGATTCCTAATGTCCAAGCCCCTGACGGCCTTATCAGTCAACTTGAGATAAGTCGCAAATATGCTGAGATGATCCCCGAGAAAGTACGAGACAAGTTTACAAGGGACAAGCCGATCGAAAGTCGCCCTATTGATCCGATTAATGTATTTCAGCCTGACAAGCGCGATCCCGAAAAAGACGTGTGGTTTAAGCCCATTAATGATTGGAGTAAAGAGTCTCAGGCTTTGCATTATGCGCTCTTGGCTTATAGTTCTGATTTCCATTTAGTAGGTACCGCATTGCAGCCCCACGGTGTATCGTTTGCCACTAAAGGGATGCAGGTTGCTAGCTTGGACCATGCGCTTTGGTTCCATCATGCTCCACGGCTTGATGATTGGATGTTGTATAGTATGCGAAGTCCTGCGGCCGCGGGTGGTAGAGGTCTAAATATGGGCCATATCTATCATAGCGATGGGCAGTTAATGGTATCGGTTGCCCAAGAAGGTTTAATGCGCCAGAGCGGTTAA
- a CDS encoding sensor histidine kinase — MKYWLLFLVLVNSVALAQESPSANTSPLFYWVPPEEREISLTEVMHEAQWTVVNGELNFGYLQKELWVMQTINFNMKSDWVVHIPNPFLDYLDLYVLQNRDIVTELHTGDARPFNQRTVKVADFVAGFTAESDREYILVARVRTQGTMMVPIHWMGEEEYAERLAIDQIIYGGYYGALIIIALYHLFIFLVVRETGYIFYVASMFAFVLLQLAYDGRGFAWFWPSNPEFNAIAFPLFYSLYQFINLMFISVFLRLRQNNPNWHKYLLVLKAIVIINSVLILALPYHTITPIIIITGITGLISGVVSGAFRWWQGFTPARYFTIAWLFFLGGLLLANFRGFGMVETSWVSQYGYLIGSLMLALFLAFSLAERIKSANVAKRITEKKLIDSQQQHLSVLKRYQELYENAPIGHFQSNSQYQLTSVNLACARLFGFDHPREMLEQVKDIRKYLISDFSYFQDRVRDTRKEGVQKDVEIKIKDIVGKQRWLSINMRYWPEGDTYEGSIQDVTERKIADELRRDLDQERLNIMERFSLGMAEEIDTPLGSNVAATGFIQEGLDSLYAKKQQGIATIEDYEQLLEICRQSLQLTSRNQRRVIRVVKRFREVASQHIGLVASHFNLVNAINQTVEGQRWKMAGWRVYVDGPEKLTIYSYKRAISAILIQLIDNALAHSEADKKDTPTIWIRVEILDDSRISLTVTDNGKGVDRETAKDLGQPFFTTKKGPDGHIGLGLYMIYNLTNRSLNGRLLFPITGEGFSVQIHIPISLPNKQ; from the coding sequence TTGAAATATTGGTTGTTGTTTTTAGTGTTAGTGAACTCTGTGGCGTTGGCTCAAGAATCTCCTTCAGCGAACACTTCCCCCCTGTTTTATTGGGTACCACCGGAAGAACGTGAAATCAGCCTTACTGAGGTTATGCATGAGGCGCAATGGACCGTTGTTAATGGGGAGCTCAACTTTGGCTACTTGCAAAAAGAACTTTGGGTCATGCAAACCATTAATTTCAATATGAAGTCCGATTGGGTTGTGCATATTCCGAATCCATTTTTAGATTACCTTGATCTATACGTTCTCCAAAATCGGGACATAGTGACAGAGCTGCACACGGGGGATGCAAGACCATTTAATCAACGAACGGTGAAAGTGGCTGATTTTGTTGCGGGTTTTACTGCGGAATCAGATAGGGAATATATCCTTGTGGCTAGGGTACGGACTCAGGGAACCATGATGGTGCCCATTCATTGGATGGGAGAGGAGGAGTACGCAGAGCGTCTGGCCATCGATCAAATTATTTATGGTGGTTATTATGGTGCGTTGATCATTATCGCACTTTACCATCTTTTCATCTTTTTGGTGGTACGTGAGACAGGCTACATCTTTTATGTAGCCTCCATGTTTGCGTTTGTTTTATTGCAACTGGCCTATGATGGCCGAGGATTCGCCTGGTTTTGGCCAAGTAATCCCGAATTTAATGCGATTGCGTTTCCATTATTTTACAGTCTGTATCAGTTTATCAATTTGATGTTTATTTCGGTGTTCTTGCGCCTAAGACAGAATAATCCAAATTGGCATAAATACTTACTGGTTTTAAAAGCGATCGTAATAATCAACAGTGTTCTTATATTGGCACTGCCTTATCATACGATTACGCCAATAATTATTATCACAGGCATTACTGGTTTGATTTCCGGTGTAGTGAGTGGTGCATTCCGTTGGTGGCAAGGCTTTACCCCAGCTCGTTATTTTACGATCGCGTGGTTATTTTTCTTGGGTGGACTATTGCTTGCCAACTTCCGTGGATTCGGCATGGTGGAAACATCCTGGGTTAGCCAGTACGGTTACCTGATTGGTTCTTTAATGCTTGCCTTATTCTTAGCGTTTTCTCTGGCTGAACGTATTAAAAGTGCCAATGTTGCAAAGCGTATAACAGAAAAAAAATTAATAGACAGTCAGCAACAGCATTTATCTGTCTTAAAACGATATCAAGAGCTTTATGAAAACGCTCCCATTGGTCACTTTCAGAGTAACAGCCAATACCAACTTACCAGTGTCAATCTTGCTTGTGCCCGTTTATTTGGGTTTGATCATCCCAGAGAAATGTTGGAGCAAGTAAAAGACATTCGAAAATATTTAATTTCCGATTTTTCATATTTTCAGGATCGAGTAAGAGATACCCGAAAAGAGGGCGTGCAGAAAGATGTCGAAATAAAAATTAAGGACATCGTCGGAAAGCAACGATGGTTGAGTATTAATATGCGTTACTGGCCGGAAGGGGATACCTACGAAGGTTCTATCCAAGATGTAACAGAACGGAAGATTGCTGACGAGCTACGAAGAGATTTGGATCAAGAACGATTAAATATTATGGAGCGATTCTCATTGGGGATGGCCGAGGAGATTGATACACCCTTAGGCTCAAATGTTGCTGCTACGGGTTTTATACAAGAAGGTTTAGATAGCTTATATGCTAAGAAGCAGCAAGGCATAGCCACAATTGAAGATTATGAGCAGCTGTTAGAGATTTGTCGTCAGTCACTGCAATTGACCTCTCGCAACCAGAGGCGAGTGATCCGAGTCGTCAAACGCTTCAGGGAAGTGGCCTCGCAGCACATAGGTCTCGTCGCTAGTCACTTCAACTTAGTGAATGCAATTAATCAAACAGTGGAAGGCCAACGTTGGAAAATGGCTGGTTGGCGTGTGTATGTTGATGGTCCAGAGAAGCTAACCATTTATAGTTATAAGCGCGCAATCAGCGCCATCTTGATCCAGCTTATTGACAATGCGTTAGCCCATAGTGAGGCTGACAAAAAAGACACACCGACCATCTGGATTAGAGTAGAAATATTGGACGATTCTCGAATCAGTTTAACGGTAACTGACAACGGTAAGGGGGTTGATAGAGAAACCGCTAAAGATCTAGGTCAGCCTTTCTTTACCACTAAAAAGGGACCGGATGGTCATATCGGATTGGGGCTATACATGATTTACAACCTTACTAATCGATCACTCAATGGTAGGCTCCTATTTCCCATTACAGGGGAAGGTTTTAGTGTTCAGATTCATATTCCAATATCGCTACCTAACAAACAATGA
- a CDS encoding c-type cytochrome, with the protein MHTNIFTFIAIALFIAACDSHPDRSLLAQQAKQYSPQDPHLKQIYQSSCKNCHTLKDTGAPLTGDTSTWHDLLNQYGKDLLLQNIINGKGGMPPFGLCMECQEQDFVALIDFMAQPMGVAE; encoded by the coding sequence ATGCATACCAATATATTTACTTTTATCGCTATAGCGCTATTCATTGCTGCGTGTGATTCACATCCCGACCGCTCTTTATTAGCACAACAAGCAAAGCAATATAGCCCTCAAGATCCTCACTTGAAGCAAATTTATCAGTCTAGCTGCAAAAACTGTCATACATTAAAGGACACGGGGGCTCCACTTACCGGTGATACCTCCACTTGGCATGACTTGCTTAATCAATACGGAAAAGACCTACTATTGCAAAACATTATTAATGGTAAAGGTGGTATGCCACCGTTTGGCTTGTGTATGGAGTGCCAAGAACAAGACTTTGTGGCACTCATTGATTTTATGGCGCAGCCAATGGGAGTAGCAGAGTAA
- a CDS encoding D-arabinono-1,4-lactone oxidase, protein MKRRSFLQNLVLAGSAMALPVTQQAHAKPLPWRNWSGSQVCYPENRLAPTSVAELSQIIQATRGNIRAVGAGHSFSPLVPTNDTMITLSRLNGIVSVDQANTTATIWAGTRLGDIGEPLAAENQALQNMPDIDEQTLAGSLATATHGTGESLGCLSSFITSMQLVTSTGETLECSSTKNADVFQAAKVGLGSLGIVTQVTLQNQKPYRLKRETSWMSIEDILANTEQLASNNRNYEFYYIPFTGMGFIDVQNVTEEPVSVTEKIDQNDGANDLKTARDLLSWSSTLRELVLGTYIKTLPDEVTVAASWQNYASERNVRFNEMEYHLPRENLVPAFEEIRKLVETQFPRVFFPFEVRYVKQDDAWLSPFNGRETASIAVHRFFQEDHLPLFKAVEPIFRKYHGRPHWGKFNTMEAQDFAKHYEHWNDFKEVRRSLDPNGKFMNRYLKSLFTA, encoded by the coding sequence ATGAAAAGGCGTTCATTCTTGCAAAACTTGGTTCTAGCGGGATCAGCAATGGCGTTACCTGTTACGCAGCAAGCCCATGCAAAACCACTGCCTTGGAGGAATTGGTCAGGATCACAAGTTTGTTATCCAGAAAATCGTTTGGCGCCGACATCTGTGGCCGAATTAAGTCAAATTATCCAAGCTACTCGAGGAAATATTAGAGCAGTAGGAGCAGGCCATAGTTTCAGTCCGTTGGTGCCAACTAATGATACTATGATTACGCTTAGCCGTTTGAACGGCATCGTCAGTGTTGATCAAGCGAATACAACGGCGACTATTTGGGCTGGTACGCGTTTAGGTGACATAGGCGAGCCTTTAGCAGCAGAAAATCAAGCGCTACAAAACATGCCTGATATTGATGAACAGACACTTGCAGGCTCTTTAGCAACCGCTACACACGGTACCGGTGAGTCATTAGGATGTTTATCGAGTTTTATAACATCTATGCAATTGGTCACTTCAACTGGAGAAACGTTGGAGTGTTCGTCTACAAAAAACGCTGACGTATTTCAGGCTGCTAAAGTTGGTCTTGGTAGTTTAGGTATCGTCACCCAAGTGACTTTACAAAATCAAAAGCCTTATCGTTTAAAACGCGAGACTTCTTGGATGTCCATTGAAGACATCTTGGCAAATACCGAACAGTTAGCCTCGAATAACCGCAATTATGAGTTCTATTACATTCCATTCACTGGAATGGGGTTCATTGACGTGCAAAACGTGACGGAAGAGCCAGTGTCGGTGACGGAAAAAATCGATCAAAATGATGGCGCAAATGATTTGAAAACCGCTCGGGATTTATTGAGCTGGAGCTCTACGTTACGAGAGTTAGTATTAGGTACGTATATTAAAACCTTGCCTGATGAAGTCACGGTAGCGGCCAGTTGGCAGAACTATGCCAGTGAGCGTAATGTGCGTTTTAATGAAATGGAATATCACTTGCCACGCGAAAACCTTGTTCCGGCGTTTGAAGAAATTCGTAAGCTGGTCGAGACGCAATTTCCTCGTGTTTTCTTTCCATTTGAAGTTCGTTATGTGAAACAGGATGATGCTTGGCTAAGTCCGTTTAATGGTCGTGAGACTGCTTCAATTGCAGTGCATCGTTTTTTCCAAGAGGATCACTTACCGTTATTTAAAGCAGTTGAGCCGATCTTCCGAAAATATCATGGTCGCCCTCATTGGGGGAAATTTAATACCATGGAAGCTCAAGATTTCGCCAAGCATTACGAACATTGGAATGATTTTAAAGAGGTTCGCCGTTCGTTAGACCCAAATGGAAAGTTTATGAATCGGTATTTAAAGTCCTTGTTTACGGCTTAA
- a CDS encoding DSD1 family PLP-dependent enzyme encodes MKLSRRQFMLLSSGTAAAVALPFIKPSDNGEGGHSPYFQEISKALKEQSIGTPRMLVDYDQLLQNVKTLTGHIKPRFDYRIVAKSLPSIELLQVVMKAADTNRLMLFHQPFLSQVAKRLPDADILMGKPMPIQAVERFYQDGIHNDFVAAQQIQWLVDSPQRLEQYREFAESNKLSMAINIELDVGLHRGGITRDSDLISMLDMIETSDTLNFSGFMGYEPHIGKVPGDVLDHRDKAMAEYQHYVQLTEQHLKRSIQHLTLNAGGSPTYQYYNQGQWPMNELSAGSCLVKPTDFDLASLQDHEPACYIASPVIKQLDQAEIPGIDFMGELLSSWDPNLKQAFFIYGGYWKAKPESPKGLKLNPVYGRSTNQEMLNGSDSVQLKQDDYVFLRPTQSESVMLQFGDLLVYRKGQLIDHWPILKG; translated from the coding sequence ATGAAACTTTCTCGACGCCAGTTTATGCTGCTATCGTCTGGTACCGCTGCTGCAGTTGCTTTGCCATTTATAAAACCCTCGGATAACGGAGAGGGCGGACATTCACCCTATTTTCAAGAGATATCTAAAGCTTTAAAAGAACAGAGTATTGGCACACCGCGAATGCTGGTGGATTATGATCAGTTATTGCAAAACGTGAAAACGTTAACAGGTCATATTAAACCTCGTTTTGACTATCGAATAGTGGCGAAGTCCTTGCCTTCGATTGAGTTATTACAGGTGGTGATGAAAGCGGCGGATACCAATCGCTTAATGCTCTTTCACCAACCCTTTTTAAGCCAGGTTGCTAAGCGATTGCCTGACGCGGACATCTTGATGGGCAAGCCTATGCCGATACAGGCTGTAGAACGTTTTTATCAAGATGGTATTCATAATGATTTTGTGGCCGCACAGCAAATTCAGTGGCTAGTGGATTCGCCTCAGCGTTTAGAGCAATACCGCGAATTTGCGGAGAGTAACAAACTGTCCATGGCAATCAATATCGAACTGGATGTGGGTTTACACCGTGGGGGGATAACCCGTGATAGCGATTTAATCAGTATGCTAGATATGATCGAAACCAGCGATACATTAAATTTTTCTGGTTTTATGGGTTACGAGCCCCACATCGGAAAGGTGCCAGGTGACGTGTTAGATCATCGCGACAAAGCCATGGCTGAGTATCAGCATTATGTGCAATTAACAGAACAGCATTTAAAGCGAAGCATTCAACATCTAACGCTAAACGCTGGTGGTAGTCCTACTTATCAATACTACAATCAAGGGCAATGGCCCATGAATGAGTTAAGCGCTGGTTCGTGCTTGGTGAAACCAACGGATTTTGATTTAGCTAGTTTACAAGACCATGAGCCTGCCTGTTATATCGCTAGCCCTGTCATAAAGCAGTTAGATCAAGCCGAGATTCCGGGAATTGATTTTATGGGGGAGCTACTCAGTAGCTGGGACCCAAATTTAAAGCAAGCTTTTTTCATTTATGGCGGTTATTGGAAGGCAAAGCCAGAGTCACCTAAGGGGCTCAAACTCAACCCAGTATATGGACGCTCCACTAATCAAGAAATGCTTAATGGCAGTGATAGCGTGCAACTCAAACAGGATGATTATGTGTTCTTGCGACCAACGCAAAGTGAATCAGTGATGCTGCAGTTTGGGGATTTATTGGTCTATCGGAAAGGCCAACTGATTGACCATTGGCCTATTTTAAAAGGTTAA